The Psychrilyobacter piezotolerans nucleotide sequence AGCAGTACAATATGCATTGAAAAAAAATAATATAATAGAAGAATCGTTGAGCACTTTGGAAATTTTTATAGGCCCACCGTTAAAAGATTCATTTATGGAGTTTTATTCCTTCGATGAAAAGATGATCTCAGATTCAATCAAATATTTCAGGGAATATTTCAGAAAAAATGGGATATTTGAAAATGAAGTTTATTCTGGGATTCTGGATCTGTTAGGGGAATTAAAAAACAGGGGTTGTAAAATTGCAGTTGCAACATCTAAGCCTACAGTATTTGCTAATACTGTTTTAAAGCATTTTGGAATGATGGAATATTTTGACCTGATAGTGGGAAGCAACTTAGATGGAACCCTTGGGAATAAGGCAGAAATAATTAATCGTGCAATCGAGAATTTAAAAATAAAAAATTTGAAAGAAACTATTATGATCGGCGACAGAAAATACGATATTATTGGAGC carries:
- a CDS encoding HAD family hydrolase, encoding MKYKYILFDLDGTLTDPGVGITKAVQYALKKNNIIEESLSTLEIFIGPPLKDSFMEFYSFDEKMISDSIKYFREYFRKNGIFENEVYSGILDLLGELKNRGCKIAVATSKPTVFANTVLKHFGMMEYFDLIVGSNLDGTLGNKAEIINRAIENLKIKNLKETIMIGDRKYDIIGAEKNNIDSIGVLYGYGSLEELEAANPTYIVDSISQLNELLT